The following coding sequences lie in one Arachis ipaensis cultivar K30076 chromosome B05, Araip1.1, whole genome shotgun sequence genomic window:
- the LOC107640895 gene encoding uncharacterized protein LOC107640895, with product MERALLTQHVPDNPFVDFAAYQTTFYKKYFLESVRKVRELELMKLKQGSLSVVVYTSRFEELYRFSRVCQGAPESYEGWKCIKYQGGLKENIMSTVAPLEIQIFSELVNKARVVEDFAKKVKGRGKQSKTSPDLTCDRCGHFHPYDSCKLGIGGCFICGFPGHLARDCTRERNPNARRNQQQGRVFAVNANDVVKSDPLIRGKCLIDDKVLVALYDTEASDSFIAFDNAAELGMRILNLAFDLQVHTLSQTVITRLGSR from the exons ATGGAGCGCGCACTGCTGACTCAGCATGTCCCAGATAACCCATTTGTGGACTTTGCAGCCTATCAA ACCACTTTCTATAAAAAGTATTTTCTGGAATCAGTGAGAAAGGTTAGGGAGTTAGAGCTTATGAAACTGAAGCAAGGATCATTGTCTGTAGTCGTGTACACTAGTAGATTTGAGGAACTCTATAGGTTTTCAAGGGTGTGTCAGGGTGCCCCTGAGTCCTATGAGGGTTGGAAGTGTATTAAATATCAAGGAGGTCTTAAGGAGAACATCATGAGTACTGTGGCTCCGTTGGAGATTCAGATATTTTCCGAGTTAGTGAATAAGGCAAGGGTTGTTGAGGATTTTGCTAAGAAG GTGAAAGGAAGAGGTAAACAAAGTAAAACTTCTCCGGATTTAACTTGTGATCGTTGCGGGCATTTTCATCCTTATGATTCGTGTAAACTCGGTATAGGTGGATGCTTCATTTGTGGATTTCCTGGACACTTGGCAAGGGATTGTACTCGTGAGAGGAATCCAAATGCTAGACGGAACCAACAACAAGGCCGAGTGTTTGCTGTGAATGCCAATGATGTTGTGAAGTCAGATCCTCTAATAAGAGGTAAATGTTTAATTGATGACAAAGTATTGGTTGCATTGTATGATACGGAAGCTTCagattcatttattgcatttgataATGCTGCTGAACTAGGGATGAGAATTTTAAACTTAGCTTTCGATTTACAGGTGCATACCCTGTCTCAGACAGTTATAACTAGATTAGGTTCTAGATAA